The genomic stretch CCATTAGAAAACCAAAATTGTCTCAAACCACATTACACTCACCTAACTTTTACCAAAAATAAAGGGGAATAGATTAACATAAAGCACCAAGCAATCCATATGaatatataatatttgaaaacAAATACTAAGCAGCGTAAGAATGTAAAGTTTGACCTACGTGATTAGAATAGCTTTGATTTTAAAGCAAGAACATTAAGCGATGATTAGGGAATTGTCAAAGACTAAAACAATCCTTAGAACTAGGAAATTGTCTGCAAATAAAAACTCTAATCTAGGTCCATCATGTTCCTAATTTCTTTCAATTTCAACTTTACTATAATCCCCACTATTAGTGTTCCAAATCCGGACCCacaaccaaaaataaaaaccaatatTTATCATCCACAAGATCCCGAGTCTTACAAATTTTAATCCTACCAACCAAAAAGGGTCAAACAAAGAGAATCCATAAATAATACTAGTAAATGATCTGATACCCTTAATAATCTTAATATCACCAAACAATATCAACGTTAAATTAAAGATGGACAAATTCCCATAATTAACAAATGTTAAAAggtagaaattaatcaaatttAGAATAGCGAACTTTACAGGCAAAGGTCCCGCTTCCAAAACCTTCTAAAAGGGTACATTTTTTTTGGTTCAAAGGCTTGAAGCTAGTAGTATCATATTAGCATTTAGCACTAGTAttagtaaaatattttttttctcctttttttttcataagaactAATCTAAATTCTAAACATAGGAGACAAACCTCCCAACAAAAGAGGATGATGGGTGCCATCGAATAATACAAAACTTGAAGACCCACCAAATCATATTTTCCAACTACCATATCTTAGACTCCACCATTGGAATTTCAACCATTGTTAATGGGTGCACTTTTACATATGGAACTTCCGTACATACTTGAGTAAcaccaaatttttttaattttcttttagtaAGAACTTTTGGATATtctaaaatgaccaaactgcccctaACGTTTCGATCTCTCTCTCTCAACTCCTGGGGTGGACGGCATCGAACGGCCGATGTTGTACAGGGGTGGCTGCTGCCGCCGCCCATGGCCCGATGGGTATGGGCCGAGAGTGGGCGGGGCCCATCGTTTGATGATGGGGCCGGGACTCGGAGGCGGCGGAGGACGACGAGGGTGGGACCGCTACACGCTCACACGAGGGACACATGGTGAGAGTCGTTGGTGGGGTCATTTGCATGTAGAATTGTGGAGAAAGTTTCAGTGCTCTCAGCTCCTGAACTTCCTTCTGCAACCGCCTGTTCTCCTCCGTCAGATTCTCGCAGCACCTCTTCAAGAACTCGCAATCAACTTCGGTTTGCTTCAACTTAGTCCTGCAACCCCAAAACAAAAACCTGGTAAATAACAGTGTTCCTCGAGAGAAAACTGTAATTTCAGAGAAAAAATACTCCCGGAATCCAAAATACCCCTACAAAGTTTTGAAAAATAACCCACCTTGCCCTACGGTTCTGGAACCACACTTCCACTTGTCGTGGCCGGAGGCCTAACTGCTTGGCCAACGCACCCTTTTGCTTCTGCAAATAATAGACACCAGAAAAGAGTTACAGTCAATTTTCTGTTTCGTTCGCGAGAAAATATACTAGGAAAATCGAATGGAGTGACGTGAATTGTGTTTGTCTTATTTTTCCGAGTACTTACTGGATTGAGAGTGTTGTGCTCTTTGAAGCTCTCTTCGAGAATGGCGGACTGGTCCTTGGAGAGCCTGAGCTTCTTTCTCGAGGTCTCGCCGTCTTCTTCGTCGCTGATACCTCGAGAAGAAGCTCTCTCCATTTCGTTATCGTCGCCATTAACTGCTTCTCTCTCGCTTCGCTTCCCGCTAACGCTAGAGACCGTACTGTTCGGCGACGAAACGCCGGCTTCGTCTTCGCAATCCACCGTCGACGGCAACCGGTTCACGTCGATTCCCCGGAGTAAAGTTCGAGTCTCAACTCTGTACGTCTCAGAATTCGGACCTGCATCAAAACACCATGAATTAGGTCAAGAAATTTTTTGGAACAGTTTGATTCGATTTGATTTGGTGATTTTGTGGTTCAAATAGATCTGTgtacatacaaatatatattatacatatgtATACACTAATCAACTTTAAGTTAATAAATATTACAAAGGCCTAGATCGGAAAGATACCAAAGCTTTTGtttaaagaaaaaggaaaagaaaaatcacaaaaagagagaaagaaataaTATAGTATTATTGTGTACTTGTTCAGGTTAGGTgtgaaaaggaagaaaaa from Humulus lupulus chromosome 5, drHumLupu1.1, whole genome shotgun sequence encodes the following:
- the LOC133778119 gene encoding homeobox-leucine zipper protein HAT4 translates to MMVEKEDLGLSLSLSFSNQNRHSVQRGSHNDNNKLNNLMLTSFVPSLSTSSSSPSSGFNVNLHQKPSWNESFPSSAGPNSETYRVETRTLLRGIDVNRLPSTVDCEDEAGVSSPNSTVSSVSGKRSEREAVNGDDNEMERASSRGISDEEDGETSRKKLRLSKDQSAILEESFKEHNTLNPKQKGALAKQLGLRPRQVEVWFQNRRARTKLKQTEVDCEFLKRCCENLTEENRRLQKEVQELRALKLSPQFYMQMTPPTTLTMCPSCERVAVPPSSSSAASESRPHHQTMGPAHSRPIPIGPWAAAAATPVQHRPFDAVHPRS